Part of the Faecalibacterium duncaniae genome, GCGGTAAGCAGTACTCGGCCAGCATGGGCAGAGCCGCCACCGCACGGGCAGAGGCCAGATCAAACTGCTCCCGCCATGCTTTGCGGGCGGCTTCCTCAGCGCGCTCCTTGGCAAACTCCACCCCGGTCAGGCCCAGCTGAGCGCAGGCATACTTCAAGAACTCCACCCGCTTGCCGGTGGGCTCCATCAGGGTCAGCTCCAGCTCGGGCTTGTAGATCTTTGTCACGATGCCCGGGAATCCGGCACCGGCACCCACGTCCACCATCTTCCCTGCCACCTCGGGCTGGCTGGCAAACAGCAGGCTGTCGAGGAAGTGCTTGTCCTCAATGCCCTCTGGGTCGGTAATGGCGGTCAGATTGACCTTCTGGTTGTAGTCCACCAGGATCTGCGCAAAGGCATCCAGCTGGTCCAGCTGTTCCCCGGTCAGCGCAATGTTCCACATGGAACATTTTTGCTCTAATCTGTTCTTGTCGATCATTTATCTGTCCCTTTTCGTTTTAGGCAATTCTTTTATCTTTCTACCAATGGCTCTCCTATCAGGGGAGCTGTCGCCGCAGGCGACTGAGAGGTTGTACAGAGGTTCTGCCCTCCTTCGTCCAACCTCTCCGTCAGTTCATTAGGTTTTCTCTCTCACTGTTAAAGCAATGCTCAGCTGCGCCACATCGGAGGGCGACACACCGGGGATGCGGCCCGCCTGCCCCAGATTCTTCGGGCGGATGCGGGTCAGCTTCTCACGGGCCTCCAGCGTCAGGCCGGTCAGGTCAGCATACTCAAAATCTGCGGGAATCAGGGTCTTTTCGTGGCGGGCCACGTCACGGATCATCCGATCCTGCCGGGCAATGTAGCCTGCGTACTTGATTTCGGTCTCCAGCCGCTCGGCCAGCATGGGGGTGATACCCTCACCCCAGCCGATCACCCCCGCCAACAGCGGGTAGCTGATCTCGGGGCGGCGGAGCAGCTCCTCGGCAATGCCGCCCTCAGCGGCAGGGGTCAGCCCGGCTGCTTCCATGGCAGCGCGCAGGTCAGCGGTGCGCAGGTGGGTCTCGTGCAGGCGGCGGCGCTCCGCCTCCAGAATGCTCTGGGTGTGCTGGTATTTTGCCCAGCGGTCATCCTGCACCAGACCATACTCCCGGCCAATGGGGGTCAGCCGCTGATCGGCGTTGTCCTGCCGCAGGGTCAGGCGGTACTCGCTCCGGCTGGTCATCATGCGGTAAGGGTCCATGACACCCTTGGTGACAAGGTCATCCACCAGCGTACCCAGATAGCTGGTCTGACGCTCCAGGATGAGCTGGCTCTCCCCTTTTGCACTGCGGGCAGCGTTCAGACCGGCCAGCAGACCCTGCGCGGCGGCTTCCTCGTAGCCGGAGGTGCCGTTGAACTGGCCTGCACCATACAGGCCCCGCACCACCTTGCTCTCCAGCGTGGCTTCCAGGCTGGTCGGATCTACGCAGTCATACTCGATGGCGTAGGCCGGGCGCATGATCTCAATGTGTTCAAAGCCCTGAATGCTCCGGTAAAAGGCATTCTGCACATCCTCAGGCAGGCTGCTGGACGCACCCTGCAGATACATCTCCTCTGTGTTCTCGCCGCAGGGCTCCACAAAGATGGGGTGCCGGTCCTTGCCCGCAAAGCGCACCACCTTATCCTCAATGGAGGGGCAGTACCGGGGGCCAACCCCCTCGATCATGCCGCCATAGAGCGGGCTGCGCTGGATGTTGTCCAAAATGATCCGGTGGGTCTCAGGGTTGGTATAGGCGATCCAGCATTCCACCTTGTTGTGCATGGGTGCATCCGTCAGAAAGCTGAATGGCTGCAGCTCGCTGTCCGGGTCGCCGGGCTGGCATTCCAGCTTGGAGAAGTCGATGCTTCTCCGGTGGACACGGGCGGGGGTACCGGTCTTGAACCGCCGCAGAGGCAGACCGGCGGCTTTCAGGCTTTCGGTCAGGGCATTGGCGGCGTGCATCCCGTCAGGGCCGGAAGCATACCACGCATCACCGACAAAAATTTTGCCGCCCAGATTGGTACCCGTGGCAATGACCACACACTTTGCGCTGTACTCCCCGTTCAGCTGGGTCACAACGCCCTTGACATGGCCGTTCTCCACCTCAATGCCCACCACCTCGGCCTGATGGATGGCAAGGCCGGGTGTGAGCTCAAGGGCGTGTTTCATATATTCGTGGTAGCGCTTGCGGTCGGTCTGAACGCGCAGGGCATGAACGGCAGGGCCTTTGCCCTTGTTCAGCATCCGGCTCTGCAGGTAGGTAGCATCCGCCGCAAGGCCCATCACACCGCCCAACGCATCCAATTCACGTACCAGCGTTCCTTTTGCAGTTCCGCCGATGCTGGGATTGCAGGGCATGTTTCCAATGGCATCCAGGCTCATGGTAAACACCGCCGTTTTGGCACCCAGCGTGGCAGCAGCGTGGGCCGCTTCAATGCCAGCGTGGCCCGCGCCTATTACGATCACATCGTAATCTCCAAGATGATTCATACTTTTCCTATACTTTCCTCTATGGTTCAATCTGCTGTTACCCGGCAGAGCGGCTGGAAGTTTCTCCGAGGACCGTCCGCTGGGGTGGGACCCTGTTGCCGCAGGCAATAGGGCGGGCGATGGAATGGCCCGTTTCGTGTCCGAGGAGAAAGCTGCCAGACGGGCTGCCCTCCGTTACTTCCCCACACAGAACCGCTCAAACACTTCATTGATGACATTCTCCGACGCATTTTCGCCGGTGAGGTCACAGAGGGCATCCAGCGCATCGTCCACACAGACCGATACGGCATCCAGCCCGAACCCGCCGCTGACCGCATCCAGCGCACCAGCCACTGCATCCCGGGCGCGGGTGGCGGCGGCAAGCTGGCGCTGGCCCGAGAGGCTGGCAGCGTGGGGGTCGATGTTGTTGGTGCCCAGCAGGCGGGCAACGGCAGCGGTGATCACCCTGCGGCTCCCCTCTTCCTGGCAGCAGACCGGGAGCACCATGGCAAAATCGCCTGCAATGATCTCTGCGTCAAACTGAGTGGGCTTGTCCACTTTGTTGACCAGTGCAATGGCCGGGCGACCGGCGCACCGCTGCGCCAACGCAAGATCCTCCCGGATCAGGGGCTCAGAGCCATCGAACACCGCCAGGATCAGCCCCGCCTCGTCCAGCTTTTTCCAGCTGCGGCGGATGCCCTCGGCCTCAATCGCATCCTCGGTCTCCCGCAGACCGGCCGTGTCGAACAGGTTCAGCCGGATGTCCCCCAGCCGGACGGCCTGCTCCACCACATCCCGGGTGGTGCCCGCCACGGGGGTGACGATGGCCCGGTCGAACCCGGCCAGCAGATTGAGCAGGGTGGACTTGCCCGCATTGGGCCGCCCCACGATGGCACAGTCCACACCCTCCCGCAGGACTGCACCGGCATCATAATTCCGGATGAGGGTGTCCAGCTCTCCCTTCACGGCAGTCAGGGTGGATACCAGCTGAGCATCCTCCAGCGCGGGAACGTCCTCCTCGGGGAAATCCACCCAGGCAGTCAGATGGGCCTGCAGGGCGGTCAGGGCATCCTTTTCAGCCCCGATCTTCTTCGCCAGCGCGCCGTTCAGGGAGGCATTGGCCAGCGCCGCACCCTGTCTGCCATCGGCAGAGATCAGGTCCATAACGGCCTCGGCCTGGGTCAGCCCCAGCTTGCCGTTGAGGAAGGCGCGGCGGGTGTACTCGCCGGGTGCGGCGGGGGCGGCACCGGCTGCGATGCAGCTTTCCACCAGCCGCCGGGCCACCGCACTGCCGCCGTGGCAGGAAAGCTCCACCACATCCTCGCCGGTGTAGCTGTGGGGTGCCCGGAAGAAGAGGGCCACGCCCTCGTCAAAGGCTTCCTCCCCTTCCATGAAATGCCCAAACAGGGCAGTATAGCCTTTGGCCTCCTCCACCCGCTTTGCCGGGTTGGCCGGGCAGAACACCTTTGCCGCCACGGCATAGCTCTCCGGGCCGGAAAGACGCACCACGGCAATGCCGCCTGCGCCGGGCGCGGTTGCAATGGCCGCGATCGTTGAATGTTCCATGTTGGTGCTCTCCCTCCGCTCTCAAATCAGAATTATTGTATCACGAAGCGACGA contains:
- the mnmE gene encoding tRNA uridine-5-carboxymethylaminomethyl(34) synthesis GTPase MnmE, whose translation is MEHSTIAAIATAPGAGGIAVVRLSGPESYAVAAKVFCPANPAKRVEEAKGYTALFGHFMEGEEAFDEGVALFFRAPHSYTGEDVVELSCHGGSAVARRLVESCIAAGAAPAAPGEYTRRAFLNGKLGLTQAEAVMDLISADGRQGAALANASLNGALAKKIGAEKDALTALQAHLTAWVDFPEEDVPALEDAQLVSTLTAVKGELDTLIRNYDAGAVLREGVDCAIVGRPNAGKSTLLNLLAGFDRAIVTPVAGTTRDVVEQAVRLGDIRLNLFDTAGLRETEDAIEAEGIRRSWKKLDEAGLILAVFDGSEPLIREDLALAQRCAGRPAIALVNKVDKPTQFDAEIIAGDFAMVLPVCCQEEGSRRVITAAVARLLGTNNIDPHAASLSGQRQLAAATRARDAVAGALDAVSGGFGLDAVSVCVDDALDALCDLTGENASENVINEVFERFCVGK
- the rsmG gene encoding 16S rRNA (guanine(527)-N(7))-methyltransferase RsmG — translated: MIDKNRLEQKCSMWNIALTGEQLDQLDAFAQILVDYNQKVNLTAITDPEGIEDKHFLDSLLFASQPEVAGKMVDVGAGAGFPGIVTKIYKPELELTLMEPTGKRVEFLKYACAQLGLTGVEFAKERAEEAARKAWREQFDLASARAVAALPMLAEYCLPLVKVGGSFLAMKGASGEEELAAARGAIRKLGGEYKETRTLHLPGGDTRTLILCKKISQTPTAYPRNGGKIAKSPLK
- the mnmG gene encoding tRNA uridine-5-carboxymethylaminomethyl(34) synthesis enzyme MnmG, with the protein product MNHLGDYDVIVIGAGHAGIEAAHAAATLGAKTAVFTMSLDAIGNMPCNPSIGGTAKGTLVRELDALGGVMGLAADATYLQSRMLNKGKGPAVHALRVQTDRKRYHEYMKHALELTPGLAIHQAEVVGIEVENGHVKGVVTQLNGEYSAKCVVIATGTNLGGKIFVGDAWYASGPDGMHAANALTESLKAAGLPLRRFKTGTPARVHRRSIDFSKLECQPGDPDSELQPFSFLTDAPMHNKVECWIAYTNPETHRIILDNIQRSPLYGGMIEGVGPRYCPSIEDKVVRFAGKDRHPIFVEPCGENTEEMYLQGASSSLPEDVQNAFYRSIQGFEHIEIMRPAYAIEYDCVDPTSLEATLESKVVRGLYGAGQFNGTSGYEEAAAQGLLAGLNAARSAKGESQLILERQTSYLGTLVDDLVTKGVMDPYRMMTSRSEYRLTLRQDNADQRLTPIGREYGLVQDDRWAKYQHTQSILEAERRRLHETHLRTADLRAAMEAAGLTPAAEGGIAEELLRRPEISYPLLAGVIGWGEGITPMLAERLETEIKYAGYIARQDRMIRDVARHEKTLIPADFEYADLTGLTLEAREKLTRIRPKNLGQAGRIPGVSPSDVAQLSIALTVREKT